The following proteins are co-located in the Candidatus Methanoperedens sp. genome:
- the xseA gene encoding exodeoxyribonuclease VII large subunit yields MGFESKGIYTVHEFTLAVKSVLIQGQFNDAWIRGEISNFTNHGSGHRYFTLKDKNSQLQCVMFKWHGKNLKFELEHGMKVIVFGDLDVYEQRGAYQLKVRDVRPDGIGELYKAYEQLKNKLAMEGLFSPDHKKTLPRFPKKIGVATSPTGAVLHDILTVLGRRYPVNILFIPTVVQGDNAAQSIVRSLDALNKTDVDMIILGRGGGSIEDLWAFNEEPVARAIFNSRIPVISAVGHETDFTIADFVADIRAPTPSAAAEIAVPDRLELINHIMRLGQRLIENQRRIVSDRKSRLSDLQDGVAPHLFIERLTQYIQFIDELTRRQISGIGRLMEVKQALLNARSGKLDAVSPLGTLSRGYSITLKMPGKTLVQSIGDVKKSDEVSIILNDGKIRCNVYEKEECKWK; encoded by the coding sequence ATGGGTTTTGAAAGTAAAGGTATCTATACAGTACATGAATTCACGCTGGCGGTAAAGAGTGTTCTTATCCAGGGCCAATTCAATGATGCCTGGATCCGCGGGGAAATATCGAACTTTACGAACCACGGTTCAGGTCATCGTTACTTTACATTGAAGGATAAAAACAGCCAGTTGCAGTGCGTCATGTTTAAATGGCATGGAAAAAATCTCAAATTCGAACTTGAACATGGCATGAAGGTCATTGTTTTCGGGGATCTGGATGTTTATGAGCAAAGAGGTGCTTATCAGCTAAAGGTCAGGGATGTCCGGCCTGACGGTATCGGGGAGCTTTACAAAGCATATGAGCAATTGAAGAATAAACTTGCCATGGAGGGACTGTTCTCTCCCGACCATAAGAAGACACTTCCAAGGTTCCCGAAAAAGATAGGTGTGGCAACGTCCCCGACAGGTGCTGTTCTTCATGATATTCTCACAGTGCTTGGAAGGAGATATCCGGTTAATATTCTTTTTATCCCGACAGTAGTGCAGGGCGATAATGCAGCGCAAAGCATTGTCAGGTCACTTGATGCGCTAAATAAGACTGATGTGGATATGATCATCCTGGGCAGGGGCGGTGGCTCAATCGAAGACCTCTGGGCATTTAATGAAGAACCTGTGGCGCGTGCAATTTTTAATTCAAGGATACCGGTCATTTCAGCAGTAGGACATGAGACCGACTTTACGATTGCCGATTTTGTGGCAGATATCCGGGCGCCGACACCTTCGGCTGCTGCTGAGATTGCAGTTCCTGACCGCCTGGAATTAATAAATCACATTATGAGGCTCGGGCAAAGGTTGATCGAAAACCAGAGGCGGATTGTCAGCGACAGGAAGTCCCGTCTTTCTGATCTGCAGGATGGTGTAGCGCCGCATCTTTTTATAGAACGATTGACCCAGTACATCCAGTTTATTGATGAACTGACCCGGAGGCAGATATCAGGTATTGGAAGGCTTATGGAAGTTAAACAGGCGCTTTTGAATGCCCGTTCAGGAAAACTTGATGCAGTAAGCCCGCTTGGAACACTTTCAAGAGGATACAGCATTACATTGAAAATGCCCGGAAAAACACTTGTGCAAAGTATAGGGGATGTTAAAAAATCCGATGAAGTTTCTATAATCTTGAATGATGGAAAAATAAGATGCAATGTTTATGAAAAAGAGGAATGCAAATGGAAATGA
- a CDS encoding exodeoxyribonuclease VII small subunit, with protein MQMEMNFEESLTELEGIVDKLEKGQLSLDESLMHFEKGIKLVRECNTKLKSAQQKVEQLIEQNGEVKEEPFEVK; from the coding sequence ATGCAAATGGAAATGAATTTTGAGGAATCACTTACAGAGCTTGAAGGAATAGTAGATAAACTTGAGAAAGGACAGCTTTCACTGGATGAGAGTTTGATGCATTTTGAGAAAGGGATAAAGCTTGTGAGGGAATGCAACACGAAATTAAAAAGCGCACAACAGAAGGTGGAACAATTGATAGAACAGAATGGTGAAGTTAAGGAAGAGCCGTTTGAGGTGAAGTAG